A section of the Pseudomonas sp. Q1-7 genome encodes:
- a CDS encoding molybdopterin-synthase adenylyltransferase MoeB produces MLSDQELLRYSRQILLPQIDVDGQLRLKQGRVLIVGLGGLGSPVALYLAAAGVGELHLADFDNVDLTNLQRQIVHDSHSVGQGKVDSAMVRLAALNPDVRLVPITRALDEDSLAAAVAAVDLVLDCTDNFGTREAVNAACVAAGKPLVSGAAIRLEGQLSVFDPRRDDSPCYHCLYGHGSEAELTCSEAGVVGPLVGLVGSLQALEALKLIAGFGEPMVGRLLLVDALGSRFRELRVKRDPACAVCGTRHG; encoded by the coding sequence ATGCTGAGCGACCAGGAGCTTCTCCGCTACAGCCGGCAGATCCTGCTGCCGCAAATCGATGTCGACGGGCAGCTGCGCCTGAAACAGGGGCGGGTGCTGATCGTTGGCCTGGGTGGCCTTGGTTCGCCCGTCGCCCTCTACCTGGCTGCCGCCGGCGTCGGCGAACTGCATCTGGCGGACTTCGACAATGTCGACCTGACCAACCTGCAGCGGCAGATCGTCCATGACAGCCACAGCGTCGGACAGGGCAAGGTCGATTCGGCCATGGTGCGCCTCGCTGCGCTGAACCCGGACGTGCGACTGGTGCCCATCACCCGTGCGCTGGACGAAGACAGCCTGGCCGCCGCCGTCGCCGCCGTGGACCTGGTGCTGGATTGCACCGACAACTTCGGCACCCGTGAGGCAGTCAATGCCGCCTGCGTCGCGGCCGGCAAGCCGCTTGTGTCCGGCGCAGCCATCCGCCTCGAAGGCCAGCTGTCGGTGTTCGATCCGCGTCGCGACGACAGTCCGTGCTACCACTGCCTTTACGGCCACGGCAGCGAGGCCGAACTGACCTGCAGCGAAGCGGGCGTGGTCGGCCCGCTGGTGGGGCTGGTGGGTAGCCTGCAGGCACTCGAAGCCCTGAAGCTGATCGCCGGCTTCGGCGAGCCTATGGTGGGCCGCCTGTTGCTGGTGGATGCACTGGGCAGCCGTTTCCGCGAGCTACGGGTCAAGCGCGACCCGGCTTGTGCCGTCTGCGGGACCCGCCATGGCTGA
- the ispE gene encoding 4-(cytidine 5'-diphospho)-2-C-methyl-D-erythritol kinase gives MQDAQLILPAPAKLNLMLHILGRRADGYHELQTLFQFLDHGDELGFSPRQDGEIHLRTDIPGVPHDSNLIVRAARTLQAESGCPLGADIWLDKRLPMGGGIGGGSSDAATTLLALDRLWNLGWSEDRLAALGLTLGADVPVFVRGRAAFAEGVGEQLTPVELAEPWFLVAVPQVFVSTAEVFSDPELTRNTPPIKVRSLLEGGGRNDCQPVVEKRYPDVRNALIELNKFTSARLTGTGACVFGSFPNQGDADKVRRQLPATLPSFVAQGRNISMLHRKLQGLA, from the coding sequence ATGCAGGACGCGCAACTCATCCTGCCGGCACCGGCCAAGCTCAACCTGATGCTGCACATCCTCGGTCGCCGCGCCGACGGTTATCACGAGCTGCAGACCCTCTTCCAGTTCCTCGACCACGGCGACGAACTGGGTTTTTCCCCGCGCCAGGACGGTGAAATTCACCTGCGCACCGACATACCCGGCGTTCCCCACGACAGCAACCTGATCGTCCGCGCCGCCCGCACGCTGCAGGCCGAGTCCGGCTGCCCGCTGGGGGCTGACATCTGGCTGGACAAGCGCCTGCCCATGGGCGGCGGCATCGGTGGCGGCAGCTCCGACGCCGCCACCACCCTCCTCGCCCTGGACCGCCTGTGGAACCTTGGCTGGAGCGAGGATCGCCTGGCTGCCCTGGGCCTCACCCTGGGCGCCGACGTACCGGTGTTCGTTCGGGGTCGTGCGGCCTTCGCCGAAGGGGTCGGCGAGCAGCTCACCCCCGTGGAATTGGCGGAGCCCTGGTTCCTCGTCGCGGTACCGCAAGTCTTTGTCAGCACAGCAGAAGTTTTCTCCGATCCCGAGTTGACACGGAATACGCCGCCCATTAAAGTTCGCAGCCTTCTTGAGGGGGGCGGTCGAAACGACTGCCAGCCGGTGGTCGAGAAACGTTACCCGGATGTACGTAACGCGCTGATCGAATTGAATAAATTCACATCGGCCAGACTGACCGGCACTGGAGCTTGCGTGTTTGGGAGCTTCCCAAACCAGGGCGATGCTGATAAAGTTCGCCGCCAACTTCCGGCCACTCTGCCGAGCTTCGTCGCTCAGGGGCGTAACATCTCGATGTTGCACCGCAAGCTTCAAGGCCTGGCGTGA
- the lolB gene encoding lipoprotein insertase outer membrane protein LolB, translating to MRLPNLLAAGMLLLLTGCAALIPQETLEGQGSQAAWNTHKAQISTLDGWQISGKVGIRAPKDSGSGTLFWLQRQDYYDIRLSGPLGRGAARLTGRPGKIELEVANQGRYQAASPEALLEEQLGWRLPVSHLLWWMRGLPAPDSRSLLTLDAGSRLARLEQDGWQVQYLSYVEQNGYALPERIKLSGENLDVTLVIKDWQPRQLGH from the coding sequence ATGCGTTTACCTAACCTCCTCGCCGCCGGCATGCTCCTGCTGCTCACCGGCTGCGCCGCCCTCATCCCCCAAGAAACCCTCGAAGGCCAGGGTAGCCAGGCCGCCTGGAACACCCACAAGGCACAAATCAGCACCCTCGACGGCTGGCAGATCAGCGGCAAGGTGGGCATCCGCGCACCGAAGGACTCCGGCAGCGGCACCCTCTTCTGGCTGCAGCGCCAGGACTACTACGACATCCGCCTGTCCGGCCCGCTGGGCCGCGGCGCAGCACGCCTGACCGGCCGCCCGGGCAAGATCGAACTGGAAGTGGCCAACCAGGGCCGCTACCAGGCCGCCTCCCCTGAAGCGCTGCTGGAAGAACAGCTCGGCTGGCGATTGCCGGTGTCCCACCTGCTCTGGTGGATGCGCGGCCTGCCCGCCCCGGACAGTCGCAGCCTCCTCACCCTCGACGCCGGCAGCCGCCTGGCCCGCCTGGAACAGGATGGCTGGCAGGTGCAGTACCTCAGCTATGTCGAACAGAACGGCTATGCCCTGCCCGAACGCATCAAGCTCAGCGGCGAGAACCTCGACGTCACCCTGGTGATCAAGGACTGGCAACCGCGCCAGCTCGGCCACTGA
- a CDS encoding tetratricopeptide repeat protein, which produces MNRSLALLTALLFLGGCQSLTQKTPDGAPPVEEGSQASAPAKPEVYGSFSRETLYALLAAELAGQRNRFDIALGNYVQQANATQDPAVAERAFRIAEYLGADQAALDTAMIWAKNAPGNLDAQRAAAVQLARAGRYDDAMAYMEKVLQGQGDTHFDFLALSAAETDADTRAGLLQSFDRLLAKHPDNSQLVFGKAVLLQQDGRTEDALALLEGVPANDKEIAPTLLRARLLQGLKRGDEALPLLQKAIKQHPDDKRLRLTYARMLVEQNRLDEAKSEFSGLVQQFPDDDDLRYSLALVCLEGEAWDEAQVYLEELVERGSHVDAAHFNLGQVYEKLGDKESALIEYALVGPGNDYLPAQMRQVDILLGDGRANEAEARLNKARDAQPDYAIQLYLIEAESLAERQQPERAWKVIHQGLQQFPDDLNLLYTRAMLAEKRNDLAQLEKDLRFIIEREPENAMALNALGYTLADRTTRYDEAKQLVEQAHKLNPSDPAILDSLGWVNYRMGNLPEAERLLRQALEEFPDHEVAAHLGEVLWAQGKQVEARKVWAEALQKQPDSAILRDTLQRLTGSGTL; this is translated from the coding sequence ATGAATAGATCCCTCGCGTTGCTGACCGCCCTGCTGTTCCTTGGCGGCTGTCAGAGCTTGACCCAGAAGACTCCGGACGGCGCGCCACCGGTGGAGGAAGGCAGCCAGGCCTCTGCGCCCGCCAAGCCCGAAGTCTACGGTTCGTTCAGCCGCGAAACCCTCTACGCCCTGCTCGCCGCCGAACTGGCCGGTCAGCGCAACCGCTTCGATATCGCCCTCGGCAACTACGTCCAGCAGGCCAATGCGACCCAGGACCCGGCGGTTGCCGAGCGCGCCTTCCGCATCGCCGAATACCTGGGCGCCGACCAGGCCGCCCTGGACACGGCCATGATCTGGGCGAAGAACGCCCCCGGCAACCTCGACGCCCAGCGCGCCGCCGCCGTCCAGCTGGCCCGCGCCGGCCGCTACGACGACGCCATGGCCTATATGGAGAAGGTGCTCCAGGGCCAGGGCGACACCCACTTCGACTTCCTCGCCCTTTCCGCCGCGGAAACCGACGCCGACACCCGCGCCGGCCTGCTGCAGAGCTTCGACCGCCTGCTGGCCAAGCATCCGGACAATAGCCAACTGGTGTTCGGCAAGGCCGTGCTGCTGCAACAGGACGGCCGCACCGAAGACGCTCTGGCCCTGCTGGAAGGGGTGCCGGCCAACGACAAGGAAATCGCCCCGACGCTGCTGCGCGCGCGCCTGCTGCAGGGCCTCAAGCGCGGCGACGAAGCCCTGCCGCTGCTGCAGAAGGCCATCAAGCAACACCCGGACGACAAACGTCTGCGCCTGACCTACGCCCGCATGCTGGTGGAGCAGAACCGCCTGGACGAAGCCAAGTCCGAGTTCTCCGGCCTGGTCCAGCAATTCCCCGACGATGACGACCTGCGCTACTCCCTGGCGCTGGTCTGCCTGGAAGGCGAAGCCTGGGACGAAGCCCAGGTCTACCTGGAGGAACTGGTGGAACGCGGCAGCCATGTCGATGCGGCCCACTTCAACCTCGGCCAGGTCTACGAAAAGCTCGGCGACAAGGAAAGTGCGCTGATCGAATACGCCCTGGTCGGTCCCGGCAACGACTACCTGCCGGCCCAGATGCGCCAAGTGGACATCCTCCTGGGGGACGGCCGCGCCAACGAAGCCGAAGCACGCCTGAACAAAGCCCGCGATGCCCAGCCGGACTACGCCATCCAGCTCTACCTGATCGAGGCCGAAAGCCTCGCCGAGCGCCAGCAGCCGGAACGCGCCTGGAAGGTCATCCACCAGGGCCTGCAGCAGTTCCCGGACGACCTCAACCTGCTCTACACCCGCGCCATGCTGGCCGAGAAACGCAACGACCTGGCCCAACTGGAAAAGGACCTGCGCTTCATCATCGAGCGCGAGCCGGAAAACGCCATGGCGCTGAACGCCCTCGGCTACACCCTGGCCGACCGCACCACGCGCTACGACGAGGCCAAACAACTGGTCGAGCAGGCCCACAAGCTCAACCCGAGCGACCCCGCCATCCTCGACAGCCTCGGCTGGGTGAACTACCGCATGGGCAACCTGCCGGAAGCCGAGCGGCTGCTGCGCCAGGCCCTGGAAGAATTCCCCGACCATGAAGTGGCCGCCCACCTCGGCGAAGTCCTGTGGGCCCAGGGCAAACAGGTCGAAGCCCGCAAGGTCTGGGCCGAAGCCCTGCAGAAGCAGCCCGACAGCGCCATCCTTCGAGACACCCTGCAACGCCTGACCGGCTCCGGAACCCTCTGA
- a CDS encoding acyloxyacyl hydrolase: protein MKRLFFWAAAAAISLGPVVSAQAADVSLDIGQTGDSTMTYRLGTQFDFSSNWFQSDVGRLTGFWDAAYTYWEGDETSSNHSLSFSPVFVYEFAGDTVKPYIEAGIGVAVFENTDLEDNDLGSSFQFEDRIGLGLRFANQEVGVRAFHYSNAGIKQPNDGVESYTLHYRLSF, encoded by the coding sequence ATGAAGAGACTTTTCTTCTGGGCCGCGGCTGCAGCCATTTCCCTTGGTCCGGTCGTTTCCGCCCAGGCCGCCGATGTTTCCCTGGATATCGGCCAGACCGGCGACTCCACCATGACCTACCGTCTGGGCACCCAATTCGACTTCTCCAGCAACTGGTTCCAGAGCGACGTCGGTCGCCTGACCGGCTTCTGGGACGCCGCCTACACCTACTGGGAGGGCGACGAAACCTCCAGCAACCACAGCCTGTCGTTCTCTCCGGTATTCGTCTACGAATTCGCCGGTGACACCGTGAAGCCCTACATCGAGGCAGGTATCGGCGTGGCGGTATTCGAGAACACCGATCTGGAAGACAACGACCTGGGCTCCTCCTTCCAGTTCGAGGACCGCATCGGCCTGGGCCTGCGCTTCGCCAACCAGGAAGTTGGCGTACGCGCCTTCCACTACTCCAACGCCGGCATCAAGCAGCCGAACGATGGTGTCGAGTCCTACACCCTGCACTATCGCCTGTCCTTCTGA
- the prfA gene encoding peptide chain release factor 1: MKASLLNKLDLLQDRYEELTALLGDAEVISDQGKFRAYSKEFAEVEPVIVAFREFRKVQNDLEGAQALLKDSDPDLREMAEEEVAQAREQLVGLEDRLQRMLLPKDPNDGRNVFLEIRAGTGGDEAAIFSGDLFRMYSRYAERQGWRVEILSENEGEHGGYKEVIARVEGDNVYAKLKFESGAHRVQRVPETESQGRIHTSACTVAVLPEPDEQAAIEINPADLRVDTYRASGAGGQHVNKTDSAVRITHIPSGIVVECQEERSQHKNRAKAMAWLAAKLNDQQEAAAHKEMSDTRRLLVGSGDRSERIRTYNYPQGRVTDHRVNLTLYALDDVMAGGVEAVIEPLLAEYQADQLAALGD; this comes from the coding sequence ATGAAAGCCTCCCTGCTGAACAAGCTCGACCTCCTCCAGGACCGCTACGAGGAGCTCACCGCCCTGCTCGGCGATGCCGAAGTCATCAGTGACCAGGGCAAGTTCCGGGCGTATTCCAAGGAGTTTGCCGAGGTCGAGCCGGTGATCGTGGCGTTCCGCGAGTTCCGCAAGGTGCAGAACGACCTCGAGGGCGCCCAGGCGCTGCTCAAGGACAGTGACCCGGACCTGCGCGAAATGGCCGAGGAGGAAGTCGCCCAGGCCCGCGAACAGCTGGTGGGGCTGGAAGACCGCCTGCAGCGCATGCTGCTGCCGAAGGACCCCAACGATGGCCGCAACGTCTTCCTGGAAATCCGCGCGGGTACTGGCGGCGACGAGGCGGCGATCTTTTCCGGCGACTTGTTCCGCATGTACTCCCGCTATGCCGAGCGCCAGGGCTGGCGTGTGGAGATCCTCTCCGAGAACGAAGGCGAGCACGGCGGCTACAAGGAAGTGATCGCCCGCGTGGAGGGCGACAACGTCTACGCCAAACTCAAGTTCGAGTCCGGTGCGCACCGTGTGCAGCGGGTGCCGGAGACCGAATCCCAGGGCCGCATCCACACCTCCGCCTGCACCGTCGCCGTGCTGCCGGAGCCGGACGAGCAGGCCGCCATCGAGATCAACCCCGCCGACCTGCGCGTGGACACTTATCGCGCGTCCGGCGCTGGTGGCCAGCACGTGAACAAGACCGACTCGGCGGTGCGCATCACCCATATCCCGTCGGGCATCGTGGTCGAGTGCCAGGAAGAGCGTTCCCAGCACAAGAACCGCGCCAAGGCCATGGCCTGGCTGGCGGCCAAGCTGAATGACCAGCAGGAAGCCGCCGCCCACAAGGAAATGTCCGACACCCGCCGCCTGCTGGTGGGCTCCGGCGACCGTTCCGAGCGCATCCGCACCTACAACTATCCGCAGGGCCGAGTCACCGACCACCGCGTCAACCTCACCCTCTACGCCCTGGACGATGTCATGGCCGGTGGTGTGGAAGCGGTGATCGAGCCGCTGCTCGCCGAATACCAGGCCGACCAGCTGGCGGCCCTGGGAGACTGA
- the phrB gene encoding deoxyribodipyrimidine photo-lyase, whose product MRQLIWFRTDLRVQDNSALHAALAAGPTFALYLISPGQWQAHDDAPAKVDFWLRNLAELARALQHLNVPLLIRHAETWAEAPKVLRELCHSFGIGAVQVNEEYGLNETLRDRRVTDLLAADGIALRSHLDQLLFRPGSVLTQSGGYFQVYSQFRKVCYQRLHTALPNCLPPPRPQARLEVASDLLPTSVDGFSTPPDSLRERWPAGEAAARERLDAFSVEALWCYEQRRDFPAQAGTSQLSPYLAAGVLSPRQCLHAALRNNQGEFDSGDPGAVSWINELLWREFYKHILAGFPRVSQHRAFRQETEALAWRRAPRELEAWQQGRTGIPIIDAAMRQLLATGWMHNRLRMVVAMFLTKNLLIDWREGERWFMRHLIDGDLAANNGGWQWSASTGTDAAPYFRIFNPINQSQKFDPDGRFLRHWLPELAHLDSRAIHNPAGLGGLFGVAGYPPPLVDLAASRERALAAFGNLSKRVV is encoded by the coding sequence ATGCGCCAGCTCATCTGGTTCCGTACTGACCTGCGGGTGCAGGACAACAGCGCCCTGCACGCCGCCCTCGCCGCCGGTCCGACCTTCGCCCTGTACCTCATCAGTCCCGGCCAGTGGCAAGCCCATGACGATGCGCCAGCCAAGGTGGACTTCTGGTTGCGCAACCTGGCCGAACTGGCCAGGGCCCTGCAGCACCTCAACGTTCCACTGTTGATCCGCCACGCCGAGACCTGGGCCGAAGCCCCGAAGGTGCTACGCGAACTCTGCCATTCATTCGGTATCGGCGCCGTGCAGGTGAACGAGGAATACGGTCTCAACGAAACCCTGCGCGACCGCCGGGTGACCGACCTGCTGGCCGCAGACGGCATCGCCCTGCGCAGCCACCTCGATCAGCTGCTCTTCCGCCCGGGCAGCGTGCTCACCCAGTCCGGCGGCTATTTCCAGGTCTACAGCCAGTTCCGCAAGGTCTGCTACCAGCGCCTGCACACAGCCCTGCCGAACTGCCTACCACCACCCAGGCCCCAGGCCAGACTGGAAGTTGCGAGCGACCTACTGCCCACCTCGGTGGACGGGTTCTCCACCCCACCGGACAGCCTGCGCGAACGCTGGCCCGCCGGCGAGGCCGCCGCCCGCGAACGCCTGGATGCCTTCAGCGTTGAAGCGCTCTGGTGCTACGAGCAGCGTCGCGACTTTCCCGCGCAAGCCGGCACCAGCCAGCTCTCGCCCTACCTTGCAGCCGGGGTACTCTCGCCCCGCCAGTGCCTGCATGCGGCCTTGCGCAACAACCAGGGCGAGTTCGACAGCGGCGACCCTGGCGCCGTCAGCTGGATCAACGAACTGCTCTGGCGCGAGTTCTACAAACACATCCTCGCCGGCTTCCCACGCGTGTCCCAACACCGTGCATTCCGCCAGGAAACCGAAGCCCTGGCCTGGCGCCGTGCGCCGCGCGAGCTCGAAGCCTGGCAACAGGGCCGCACCGGCATCCCCATCATCGATGCGGCGATGCGCCAACTGCTCGCCACCGGCTGGATGCACAACCGCCTGCGCATGGTGGTGGCGATGTTCCTCACCAAGAACCTGCTGATCGATTGGCGCGAAGGCGAACGCTGGTTCATGCGCCACCTGATCGACGGCGACCTCGCAGCGAACAACGGCGGCTGGCAATGGAGCGCGTCCACCGGCACTGACGCGGCTCCGTACTTCCGCATCTTCAACCCCATCAACCAGTCGCAGAAGTTCGACCCGGACGGCCGTTTTCTACGCCACTGGCTGCCGGAACTGGCGCACCTCGACAGTCGCGCTATCCACAACCCGGCCGGTCTCGGCGGCCTGTTCGGCGTGGCGGGCTACCCGCCGCCGCTGGTGGACCTCGCCGCCAGCCGGGAACGCGCCCTGGCGGCGTTCGGGAATCTGTCGAAGCGGGTGGTCTGA
- the murI gene encoding glutamate racemase, translated as MAEAATIGVFDSGVGGLSVLREIRTLLPRESLLYVADSGHVPYGEKSADFIRERSHQIAEFLLGQGAKALVLACNTATVAAVADLRERYPQLPIVGMEPAVKPAAAATRSGVVGVLATTGTLRSAKFAALLDRFAADVRVITQPCPGLVERIEAGDLMGALTRELLMGYVEPLLAEGCDTLILGCTHYPFLRPLLHELVPDSVSLIDTGAAVARQVQRLLDAHDLLAEGEAVACRFWSSGDAAAMQRILPTLWGEFGRVEKLPD; from the coding sequence ATGGCTGAGGCCGCCACGATCGGGGTCTTTGACTCGGGGGTCGGCGGTCTCTCTGTCCTGCGGGAGATTCGCACTTTACTGCCGCGCGAATCGCTGCTTTACGTGGCCGACAGCGGTCATGTTCCCTACGGCGAGAAGAGCGCCGACTTCATCCGCGAACGCAGCCACCAGATTGCCGAGTTCCTGCTTGGCCAGGGCGCCAAGGCGCTGGTGCTGGCTTGCAACACCGCCACCGTGGCCGCCGTGGCCGACCTGCGCGAGCGTTATCCGCAACTGCCCATCGTTGGCATGGAGCCGGCGGTGAAGCCTGCCGCTGCCGCCACCCGCAGTGGCGTGGTCGGGGTGCTGGCGACCACCGGTACGCTGAGGAGCGCCAAGTTCGCTGCGCTGCTGGATCGCTTCGCCGCGGACGTGCGGGTGATCACCCAGCCCTGCCCGGGCCTGGTGGAGCGCATCGAAGCCGGCGACCTGATGGGGGCGCTGACGCGCGAACTGTTGATGGGCTATGTCGAGCCGCTGCTGGCGGAAGGCTGCGACACGCTGATTCTCGGCTGCACCCATTACCCCTTCCTGCGCCCGCTGCTGCACGAACTGGTGCCGGACTCGGTCAGCCTGATCGATACCGGTGCGGCAGTCGCCCGCCAGGTCCAGCGCCTGTTGGATGCACATGATCTGCTCGCCGAAGGCGAAGCGGTGGCTTGCCGCTTCTGGTCCAGTGGTGATGCGGCGGCGATGCAGCGAATCCTGCCTACGCTCTGGGGCGAATTTGGCCGAGTGGAAAAGTTGCCGGATTGA
- the hemA gene encoding glutamyl-tRNA reductase yields the protein MAFIALGINHKTASVDVRERVAFTPEQLVEALQQLCRITPSREAAILSTCNRSELYLEQDHPSADEVLAWLAGYHNLSLEELRACAYVHQDDAAVRHMMRVASGLDSMVLGEPQILGQMKSAYAVAREAGTVGPLLGRLFQATFSTAKTVRTDTAIGENPVSVAFAAVSLAKQIFADLHRSQALLIGAGETITLVARHLHEQGVKRIVVANRTLERASILAEEFGAHAVLLADMPQELVNSDIVISSTASQLPILGKGAVERALKQRRHKPIFMVDIAVPRDIEPEVGELDDVYLYTVDDLHEVVAENLKSRQGAAQAAEELVGAGVEDFMQRLRELAAVDVLRAYRQQAERLRDEEVLKAQRLLQNGTSAEEVLAQLARGLTNKLLHAPSVQLKKLSADGRFDALAVAQELFALDEGSDKRSQ from the coding sequence ATGGCCTTCATTGCTCTTGGTATCAACCATAAGACCGCCTCGGTGGATGTCCGCGAACGCGTGGCCTTCACTCCCGAGCAGTTGGTGGAGGCCTTGCAGCAGCTGTGTCGCATCACGCCCAGCCGCGAGGCGGCGATTCTCTCCACGTGTAACCGCAGCGAGCTCTACCTGGAGCAGGATCACCCCAGCGCCGACGAGGTGCTCGCCTGGCTGGCTGGCTATCACAACCTCAGCCTGGAAGAGCTGCGTGCCTGCGCCTATGTGCATCAGGATGACGCTGCCGTCCGCCATATGATGCGGGTCGCCTCCGGGCTGGACTCCATGGTGCTCGGCGAGCCGCAGATCCTCGGCCAGATGAAGTCCGCCTATGCCGTCGCGCGTGAGGCCGGGACCGTCGGTCCGCTGCTGGGCCGCCTGTTCCAGGCCACTTTCAGCACCGCCAAGACGGTTCGCACCGACACCGCCATTGGCGAGAACCCGGTTTCCGTGGCCTTCGCCGCCGTCAGCCTGGCCAAGCAGATATTCGCCGACCTGCACCGCAGTCAGGCGCTGCTGATCGGCGCCGGCGAAACCATCACCCTGGTTGCCCGCCACCTGCACGAGCAGGGCGTGAAGCGTATCGTGGTCGCCAACCGTACGCTGGAGCGCGCCAGCATCCTCGCCGAGGAGTTCGGCGCCCACGCCGTGCTGCTGGCCGACATGCCCCAGGAACTGGTCAACAGCGACATCGTCATCAGCTCCACCGCCAGCCAATTGCCGATTCTCGGCAAGGGTGCGGTGGAGCGTGCGCTGAAACAGCGCCGGCACAAGCCGATCTTCATGGTGGACATCGCCGTCCCGCGCGATATCGAGCCCGAAGTGGGCGAGCTGGACGACGTTTACCTCTACACCGTGGACGACCTGCACGAGGTGGTCGCGGAGAACCTCAAGAGCCGCCAGGGCGCGGCCCAGGCCGCCGAAGAGCTGGTGGGCGCGGGGGTCGAGGACTTCATGCAGCGCTTGCGCGAGCTGGCCGCGGTCGACGTGCTGCGTGCCTACCGCCAGCAGGCCGAGCGTCTGCGTGATGAGGAAGTGCTCAAGGCCCAGCGCCTGCTGCAGAACGGCACGTCGGCCGAGGAGGTGCTGGCACAGCTGGCCCGTGGCCTGACCAACAAGCTGCTGCACGCGCCCAGCGTGCAGCTGAAGAAACTCTCCGCCGACGGCCGTTTCGATGCGCTGGCCGTGGCCCAGGAACTCTTCGCCCTCGACGAGGGCTCGGATAAACGCTCGCAATGA
- the prmC gene encoding peptide chain release factor N(5)-glutamine methyltransferase, producing the protein MTIIASLLSQARLPDSPTPRLDAELLLAAALGKPRSFLHTWPERVVSSDVAECYAGYLARRRGGEPVAYILGHQGFWSLDLEVAPDTLIPRPDTELLVETALALQPTGPAEVLDLGTGSGAIALALACERPAWQVAGVDRISAAVQLAERNRARLKLNNVRFLESHWFSSLGERRFALIVSNPPYIPARDPHLAEGDVRFEPASALVAGVDGLDDIRQIIDQAPRHLLPGGWLLLEHGFDQAPAVRDLLASAGFERVESRRDLGGHERISLGQWPC; encoded by the coding sequence GTGACCATCATCGCCAGCCTGCTGAGCCAGGCCCGACTGCCGGACTCGCCCACCCCGCGCCTGGACGCCGAATTGCTGCTGGCCGCCGCCCTTGGCAAGCCGCGCAGCTTTCTGCACACCTGGCCGGAGCGGGTGGTTTCCAGCGACGTGGCCGAGTGTTATGCCGGCTACCTGGCGCGACGCCGCGGTGGCGAGCCGGTGGCCTATATCCTCGGCCACCAGGGGTTCTGGAGCCTGGACCTGGAAGTCGCGCCGGACACCCTGATCCCGCGTCCCGACACCGAACTGCTGGTGGAAACCGCCCTGGCCCTGCAGCCGACGGGTCCCGCCGAGGTGCTCGACCTGGGCACCGGCAGCGGCGCCATCGCCCTGGCCCTGGCCTGCGAACGCCCGGCCTGGCAGGTCGCCGGTGTCGATCGCATTTCCGCCGCCGTGCAACTGGCCGAGCGCAACCGTGCGCGACTCAAGCTGAACAACGTGCGGTTCCTGGAGAGCCACTGGTTCTCCTCCCTGGGTGAGCGACGCTTCGCCCTGATCGTCAGCAACCCGCCCTATATCCCGGCCCGGGACCCGCACCTGGCCGAAGGCGATGTGCGCTTCGAGCCGGCCAGCGCGCTGGTGGCCGGCGTCGATGGGCTGGACGATATCCGCCAGATCATCGACCAGGCCCCCCGGCACCTGTTGCCCGGCGGTTGGCTGCTGCTGGAACACGGCTTCGACCAGGCCCCGGCGGTGCGCGACCTGCTGGCCAGCGCCGGTTTCGAGCGGGTGGAAAGCCGTCGCGACCTGGGCGGCCATGAGCGCATCTCCCTGGGGCAATGGCCATGCTGA